A genome region from Bufo gargarizans isolate SCDJY-AF-19 chromosome 2, ASM1485885v1, whole genome shotgun sequence includes the following:
- the LOC122926270 gene encoding apolipoprotein A-I-like has product MRGFVVALAVLFLTGAQARFPWQHDEPQSPLQHYREVIENYLSKVRDIGREAVSQAESSDVAKQLDLKITEKFDTLSTNALALKKQLHPYVEKVREQVAAELSKDIPLLREKIKPIVENFQNNWAGQVKAFNERVAPLGEELKRQTKNNLEAFYKKLQPVAEDFREKLRGEVDSLRVNLAPYTDELKQKIVQKLEDIKTNAGPRTEEYKAQISQHIEALKEKLEPLAENLKERLLPHAEEAKAKITKVWETLRARLAQRY; this is encoded by the exons ATGAGAGGTTTTGTGGTAGCCCTAGCTGTCCTGTTCCTTACAG gAGCACAGGCTCGTTTCCCATGGCAACATGATGAACCCCAAAGCCCTTTACAGCATTATCGGGAAGTGATTGAAAATTACCTATCTAAAGTGCGAGATATCGGTAGAGAAGCTGTGTCGCAGGCAGAGTCTTCAGATGTTGCAAAACAGCTTGA TTTGAAGATCACAGAGAAGTTTGACACCCTCAGTACTAATGCACTGGCCCTGAAGAAACAGCTGCATCCATATGTGGAAAAAGTCAGAGAGCAGGTCGCTGCAGAACTGTCAAAGGACATCCCTCTTCTCAGAGAAAAGATCAAACCCATCGTTGAGAACTTCCAGAACAATTGGGCTGGGCAAGTAAAAGCTTTCAATGAGAGAGTGGCACCTTTGGGAGAAGAACTGAAGAGACAAACCAAAAACAACCTAGAAGCCTTCTACAAGAAACTGCAACCAGTGGCTGAAGATTTCAGAGAGAAGCTGCGTGGTGAGGTTGACTCCCTTCGGGTCAATTTGGCTCCATACACTGATGAGCTTAAGCAGAAGATCGTACAGAAACTGGAAGACATCAAAACCAATGCTGGTCCCAGGACAGAGGAATATAAGGCTCAGATCTCCCAACATATTGAAGCCCTGAAGGAGAAGCTCGAACCTCTGGCTGAGAATCTCAAAGAACGTCTGTTGCCCCATGCAGAGGAAGCCAAAGCCAAAATCACCAAAGTTTGGGAAACTTTGAGGGCCAGACTTGCCCAAAGATATTAA